In Sparus aurata unplaced genomic scaffold, fSpaAur1.1, whole genome shotgun sequence, a genomic segment contains:
- the LOC115577825 gene encoding piggyBac transposable element-derived protein 4-like, with amino-acid sequence MSKNNTIKWSSVAFYKDRRVIGQHDDDADVDEDEDDDDDDDDNVRDMRIRKRRRRRRETTATAEAANQPGPTAYAVANAQDIVSTFLMFLRPAIEKIVLDMTNLEGFRKYGENWKDMSHTDLRAYIGLLILAGVYRSRGEAAASLWDAESGRAIFRATMPLKVFHTYSRMLRFDDRESRPERRATDKLAAIREVWDKWAERLPYLYNPGPDITVDEQLVPFRGRCPFRQYMPNKPARYGIKIWVACDSKSSYAWKMQVYTGKPTAGGSEKNQGMRVVLDVTEGLTGGNKTVTCDNFFTSYELGQRLLERDIAMVGTVRRNKPELPLALLTSKNRQVFSSKFAFTSTTTLVYYMAKKNKNVMLMSTLHTEAPDDVVAGRRKDGKPAIILDYNSNKGGVDNLDKVIGTYSCRRMTARWPLVIFHNIIDVSSYNAFVLWREINPGWLPGKRNKRRLFLEQLGKALVTPLIQKRERLPRTAASASVVRAVQKSNAKCRDCCQPTWNAQQEEEVSDMPSKEGP; translated from the exons ATGTCCAAGAACAACACTATCAAATGGTCCTCAGTGGCATTTTACAAAGATCGCAGGGTAATAGGGCAACACGATGATGATGCCGATGtcgatgaggatgaggatgatgatgatgatgatgatgacaatgtcAGAGATATGAGGataagaaagagaaggaggagaagaagggaaaCAACAGCTACAGCAGAAGCAGCAAACCAACCGGGACCCACCGCGTACGCGGTTGCCAATGCCCAAGACATTGTGTCaacatttctcatgtttctcagaCCGGCGATAGAAAAAATTGTGCTAGACATGACAAATCTGGAGGGTTTCCGAAAGTACGGAGAAAACTGGAAAGACATGAGTCATACCGACTTGCGCGCCTACATAGGGCTGCTCATCTTAGCCGGTGTCTACAGGTCCCGAGGCGAGGCCGCAGCCAGTCTATGGGACGCGGAGAGCGGTAGGGCAATTTTCCGCGCCACCATGCCTCTCAAAGTGTTTCACACTTACTCGAGAATGCTACGCTTTGACGATCGCGAGTCGAGACCCGAGAGACGCGCCACTGACAAACTGGCAGCCATAAGAGAGGTGTGGGACAAATGGGCAGAGCGGCTTCCTTACCTCTACAACCCAGGGCCTGACATAACAGTGGATGAGCAACTGGTTCCCTTcagag gtcGTTGTCCTTTCCGACAGTATATGCCAAACAAGCCGGCCAGGTATGGAATCAAGATATGGGTGGCGTGTGACTCAAAGTCAAGCTACGCGTGGAAAATGCAAGTCTACACCGGGAAGCCGACCGCCGGCGGTTCGGAGAAAAACCAGGGCATGAGGGTTGTGCTCGATGTCACAGAGGGGCTGACGGGGGGCAACAAAACTGTCACGTGTGACAACTTCTTTACCTCTTACGAGCTCGGACAGCGCCTCTTAGAGAGGGACATCGCCATGGTCGGTACGGTCAGAAGAAACAAGCCCGAACTCCCGCTCGCGCTGCTCACGTCCAAGAACAGGCAAGTCTTCTCCTCAAAGTTTGCATTCACGTCCACCACCACTTTGGTGTACTAcatggcaaagaaaaacaagaacgtTATGCTCATGAGCACGTTGCACACAGAGGCTCCCGACGACGTTGTCGCTGGCCGTCGCAAAGACGGGAAACCAGCCATCATTCTAGactacaacagcaacaaaggCGGCGTAGACAACCTAGATAAGGTGATCGGAACATACAGCTGTAGAAGAATGACAGCCCGCTGGCCCTTGGTCATCTTTCACAACATCATTGATGTTTCTTCGTACAATGCCTTTGTGTTATGGCGAGAGATCAACCCCGGCTGGCTGCCGGGTAAACGAAACAAAAGGAGGCTGTTTCTGGAGCAACTGGGAAAGGCGCTGGTGACTCCACTCATCCAAAAAAGGGAGCGTTTGCCTCGCACGGCAGCGTCTGCCTCGGTCGTGAGAGCTGTTCAGAAAAGTAATGCTAAATGTCGTGATTG CTGTCAGCCCACCTGGAATGCACAACAAGAGGAAGAGGTGTCAGATATGCCCAGCAAAGAAGGAccttaa
- the LOC115577821 gene encoding uncharacterized protein LOC115577821, whose product MASTVDKVLEEMLKVEADNAQRPGSIKWASRIQMLLGWKHDIAEKHHGIGRFLDLILTNSESDAELLDCYHAKENPVKLMYKVIDRCLESEESAMKFLRVLFQKQKFLYLDLLKNGPSGKFVRRDPPVVELTEKVRSALGDKVAHLKNMTTTPLYKNRIVNVNCALDVLMRYNQLLPEEYAEFGLKEHNNTAMTRLLQKLCSDTTIPQANRDFISLVVASFNMQAFDLPIMPMEDVLVFVK is encoded by the exons ATGGCGAGCACGGTGGATAAAGTGTTAGAAGAAATGCTGAAGGTGGAAGCGGACAATGCTCAGAGGCCAGGCTCAATCAAGTGGGCTTCGCGCATCCAGATGCTGCTGGGGTGGAAGCACGACATAGCAGAGAAACACCATGGTATTGGACGCTTTCTGGATCTTATCCTGACAAATTCAGAGTCAGATGCTGAGCTCCTTGACTGTTATCATGCTAAGGAGAATCCAGTTAAACTGATGTACAAAGTCATCGATCGCTGCCTCGAGAGCGAGGAAAGCGCAATGAAATTCCTACGGGTCTTATTTCAGAAGCAGAAATTCCTCTACTTGGACCTGCTAAAAAACGGACCCAGTGGCAAGTTTG TCAGGAGAGATCCTCCCGTGGTGGAATTGACAGAGAAGGTGCGTTCTGCGCTCGGCGATAAGGTCGCGCATCTCAAAAACATGACCACGACACCCCTTTACAAGAACAGGATCGTGAATGTCAACTGCGCCCTGGACGTACTGATGCGATACAATCAGCTGCTTCCAGAGGAATATGCCGAGTTCGGGTTAAAAGAGCACAATAACACCGCCATGACTCGGCTACTGCAGAAACTGTGCAGCGACACCACCATCCCTCAAGCCAACCGGGACTTCATCTCATTGGTGGTGGCCTCCTTTAACATGCAGGCCTTTGACCTTCCGATAATGCCTATGGAAGATGTGCTAGTGTttgtaaagtga
- the LOC115577819 gene encoding uncharacterized protein LOC115577819 has translation MASPVVDVNTVDKVLEEMLKVEADNAQSSGSIKWTSRIQMLQAWKQDIADRHSMMSSYVNHLRTGDSDNDLLRSYHCKINQVEMMPKLIDRYLESEESAMKFLRVVFQVDRGMYLDLLESGPRGKFVRRKPPVVHLTEKVRSALGDKVAHLKNMMTTPIYENRIVEVKCALDLLMQYKQLLPEEYIEFELNEDDTAAMARLLQKLCGDTSIPQANREFISLVVASFNMHAFDLPKMSKEDVLVFVK, from the exons ATGGCGAGCCCCGTCGTCGATGTGAACACGGTGGATAAAGTGTTAGAAGAAATGCTGAAGGTGGAAGCTGACAATGCCCAGAGCTCAGGCTCAATCAAGTGGACTTCACGCATCCAGATGTTGCAGGCGTGGAAGCAAGACATAGCAGATAGACACAGCATGATGAGCTCTTATGTGAATCATTTACGGACAGGAGATTCGGATAATGATCTCCTCAGGTCTTATCACTGCAAGATCAATCAGGTTGAGATGATGCCCAAACTCATCGATCGCTACCTCGAGAGCGAGGAAAGCGCAATGAAATTCCTACGGGTCGTTTTTCAGGTGGATAGAGGCATGTATTTAGACCTGCTCGAATCCGGACCCCGGGGGAAGTTTG TCAGGAGAAAACCTCCCGTTGTGCATTTGACGGAGAAGGTGCGTTCTGCGCTCGGCGATAAGGTCGCGCATCTCAAAAACATGATGACGACACCCATCTACGAGAACAGGATCGTGGAGGTCAAATGCGCCCTGGACCTGCTGATGCAATACAAGCAGCTGCTTCCAGAGGAATATATAGAGTTTGAGTTAAACGAAGACGATACCGCCGCTATGGCTCGGCTACTGCAGAAACTGTGCGGCGACACCAGCATCCCTCAAGCAAACCGGGAGTTCATCTCATTGGTGGTGGCCTCCTTTAACATGCACGCCTTTGACCTTCCAAAGATGTCCAAGGAGGATGTGCTAGTGTTTGtaaagtga